One region of Salvelinus sp. IW2-2015 linkage group LG6.1, ASM291031v2, whole genome shotgun sequence genomic DNA includes:
- the LOC111965335 gene encoding SLIT and NTRK-like protein 2 produces MLNSVLLLSVLTVTSFASKTESRKTSKEICKNRCSCEEKETILSINCENKGFTTVSLFQPPPNKICQLFLNGNFLSRLNPNEFINYGNVTSLHLGNNGLQEIQTGAFTGLRFLKRLHLNNNNLEIIKEDTFAGLESLEYLQADYNYISAIEAGAFGKLNKLKVLILNDNLMLSLPNNVFRFVMLTHLDLRGNRLKMLPFAGVLEHIGGIMEIQLEENPWNCTCDLIPLKAWLDTISVFVGDIVCETPFRLHGKDITQLIRQDLCPRRNAGDSNHRAMQPPSDSQYDGPSPTLHPGVTPTKGPRASRPPKMRNRPTQRVTSGKDKQVLGPIMVYQTRSPVPMTCPSICVCTSQNADSGLNINCQERKLHNITELTPKPSYPKKLHLTGNYLHTIYRTDLTEYSTLELLHLGNNRIAVIQDGAFDNLANLRRLYLNGNYIESLSQSLFVGLQSLQYLYLEYNVIKDILPQTFNSLHNLQLLFLNNNLLRSLPDNIFWGTMLTRLNLRNNHFSHLPVRGVLDQLSAFIQIDLQENPWDCTCDIVALKNWMELSSTSVVVNEITCDSPSKHAGRLLRSLRNDAICPEPNEVTVGLTKAPTVSPSTDSTPPLAITSTAEQIPEMHAEVPLSVLILGLLVVFILSVCFGAGLFVFVLKRRKGIDSVPASANNLDINSFHVHYGSYSSEPTADKTETHVYNYIPPPASQMCQNPIYMQKDSEQVAYYRNLKELSFSTMDTKKSELPPSPYTISTVEFIXKQSCGNREPELLYQNIAERVKELPTAGALNYNFCTLPKRQFIPQYETTRRHNQDRLNKTVLYGTPRKYYANQSKNEHPVLPGKLKTEPDYLEVLEKQTAMSQL; encoded by the coding sequence ATGCTGAACAGCGTTTTGTTGCTCAGCGTTTTAACTGTGACCAGTTTCGCATCGAAGACAGAGAGCCGCAAAACATCGAAAGAAATTTGTAAGAACCGCTGCTCCTGTGAGGAAAAGGAGACTATATTGAGCATTAACTGCGAAAACAAAGGGTTTACAACGGTGAGTCTATTTCAGCCTCCACCGAACAAAATCTGCCAACTCTTTCTCAATGGAAACTTTCTTTCGAGACTGAATCCGAACGAGTTTATCAATTATGGTAATGTCACATCCCTTCATCTGGGAAACAACGGGTTACAGGAGATACAGACTGGAGCTTTTACTGGACTGAGGTTTTTAAAACGACTTCATCTCAACAACAATAACTTGGAGATAATCAAGGAAGACACCTTTGCTGGTTTAGAGAGTTTGGAGTATTTACAGGCAGATTATAATTACATCAGTGCCATTGAAGCAGGTGCATTCGGCAAATTAAATAAACTCAAAGTCCTGATTCTCAACGACAACCTCATGCTGTCTCTTCCCAACAATGTATTTCGTTTCGTTATGTTAACGCATTTGGATCTAAGGGGGAACCGGCTTAAGATGCTGCCTTTTGCTGGYGTGCTGGAGCAYATAGGCGGCATWATGGAGATCCAACTGGAGGAGAACCCGTGGAACTGCACCTGTGATCTGATCCCCTTAAAAGCCTGGCTGGACACCATCTCGGTCTTTGTAGGGGACATCGTGTGCGAGACCCCCTTTAGACTGCATGGAAAGGACATTACGCAATTGATTAGGCAAGATCTATGCCCCCGACGTAATGCTGGTGATTCTAATCACCGCGCAATGCAGCCCCCTTCTGATTCTCAATACGACGGCCCCTCTCCCACCCTACACCCCGGTGTCACTCCAACAAAAGGCCCACGGGCCTCCCGTCCCCCTAAAATGAGAAATCGCCCTACACAACGGGTAACGTCTGGTAAGGACAAACAAGTGCTGGGGCCTATAATGGTTTATCAGACTAGGTCCCCTGTTCCCATGACCTGCCCTAGTATATGCGTCTGTACCTCCCAGAACGCAGACAGTGGATTAAATATCAACTGCCAGGAGAGGAAATTGCATAATATAACAGAGCTTACCCCTAAACCCTCCTATCCAAAGAAATTGCATTTAACAGGGAATTACTTACATACCATATATAGAACAGACCTAACCGAATACAGCACACTAGAGCTCCTCCATTTAGGAAATAATAGGATAGCTGTTATTCAGGACGGGGCCTTTGACAACCTGGCTAATCTACGGAGACTTTATCTCAATGGCAATTACATTGAAAGTCTATCCCAATCATTATTCGTAGGGCTGCAGAGCCTTCAATATTTATACCTGGAGTACAATGTCATCAAGGACATTTTACCACAGACGTTTAACTCATTACATAATCTGCAGCTGCTGTTCCTAAACAACAATCTATTAAGATCCCTTCCCgacaatattttttgggggactatgCTAACAAGACTGAACCTGAGGAACAATCACTTCTCCCACCTGCCGGTGCGCGGTGTGCTCGACCAGCTCTCCGCATTCATTCAGATCGATCTGCAGGAGAACCCATGGGATTGCACATGCGACATCGTTGCCCTTAAAAACTGGATGGAGCTGTCCAGTACCAGCGTAGTGGTAAATGAAATCACATGTGATTCGCCCTCCAAACACGCAGGGCGACTGCTCAGATCTCTGCGTAATGACGCAATTTGTCCCGAGCCTAACGAGGTCACAGTAGGCCTAACCAAGGCCCCCACCGTCAGTCCCAGCACCGACTCCACTCCCCCACTTGCCATCACGTCAACAGCAGAGCAGATACCCGAGATGCACGCGGAGGTGCCCCTGTCTGTTCTCATACTGGGACTACTCGTGGTGTTCATTCTGTCGGTCTGCTTCGGGGCTGGTCTTTTCGTATTCGTCCTCAAACGACGCAAAGGAATTGATAGCGTTCCCGCCAGTGCCAATAATTTAGATATAAACTCTTTCCACGTACATTATGGTTCATATAGCTCAGAGCCCACTGCAGATAAAACAGAGACGCATGTGTATAACTACATCCCTCCCCCCGCTAGCCAGATGTGTCAGAACCCCATCTACATGCAGAAAGATAGCGAGCAGGTGGCCTACTATAGGAATCTAAAGGAACTAagcttcagcaccatggacactAAAAAGTCGGAGTTGCCCCCAAGTCCATATACCATAAGCACAGTGGAGTTCATTGRGAAACAATCTTGCGGCAATCGAGAGCCGGAGCTGCTTTATCAAAACATTGCAGAGAGGGTTAAGGAGCTTCCGACTGCTGGGGCTCTGAATTATAATTTTTGCACTTTACCGAAAAGACAATTCATTCCTCAATATGAAACCACTAGACGACACAACCAGGACAGGTTGAATAAAACGGTTCTCTATGGGACTCCACGAAAGTATTATGCCAATCAATCAAAAAATGAACACCCTGTGCTGCCTGGGAAGCTAAAAACAGAACCAGACTACCTCGAAGTTCTGGAAAAACAAACTGCAATGAGTCAGTTGTAA